The genomic stretch GGCAATTGTGGGATCGCCGATTTGTTCATGCCATAAATCCACGGGGAGTTGACTGGTGACAATCGTGGAGGCATGGCCATGTCTTTCCTCGACGACCTCCAGGAGGTCTCTTCGTTCGGAGTCCGTCATGGGCGCCAGACCGAGATCATCAATCACCAGGACATGAGCCTTGGCGAGTTTATTGATCGTTTTTCCGTAACTTCCATCTCCCCGGGACAGGGCCATCTGATAGGAGAACTTGGGAGATCGGATATAGAAGGCCCGGTATCCTTCCCGGCAGGCCTTGTTGGCCAAGGCGCAGGCAAGGAAGGTTTTTCCCGATCCCGTGGGGCCGGTGAGGATGATGTTATGCTGACGCCTCACCCAATCGCAGGAGATGAGACTCATGAATACGGACTGATCGATTCCCCGCGGGGTTTTGTAGTCGATGTCCTCCACACAGGCATTGAGTTTCAACTTGGCATTTTTCAGATACCGGTCCATGCGGTTGTTTTCCTTCCAGGTCCATTGGCGATCCACGATGAGGCCGAAGCGTTCCGCAAAGGAGAGCCTGTCCATGTCGGGCTGATTGAGCTGATCGGCAAAGGCCTCCGCCATTCCCGTCAGCTTCAGTTCATAAAGTTTGTTCAGGGTCTGTTGATTAAGCATGAGCGGACTCCTCCTGTCGGTAATATTCCTGGCCCCGGATATTGTAATGGGTGATCTTCTTCTCCGGTGAGGATTCCGGCAGCTCCTGGGCATCGAGGTTGGTCTTCAGGATGGATTCGATGCTCTTGTAACTGTAGGCCTTCAGAAGGAGGGCGCGGCCACATGCGGCTTCAAGCCGTTCGGAG from Syntrophus gentianae encodes the following:
- the istB gene encoding IS21-like element helper ATPase IstB, with the protein product MLNQQTLNKLYELKLTGMAEAFADQLNQPDMDRLSFAERFGLIVDRQWTWKENNRMDRYLKNAKLKLNACVEDIDYKTPRGIDQSVFMSLISCDWVRRQHNIILTGPTGSGKTFLACALANKACREGYRAFYIRSPKFSYQMALSRGDGSYGKTINKLAKAHVLVIDDLGLAPMTDSERRDLLEVVEERHGHASTIVTSQLPVDLWHEQIGDPTIA